The Euphorbia lathyris chromosome 8, ddEupLath1.1, whole genome shotgun sequence genome has a window encoding:
- the LOC136202336 gene encoding DEAD-box ATP-dependent RNA helicase 15: MGETRDNDAYEEELLDYEEEEEKAPDSVGAKVNGESAKKGYVGIHSSGFRDFLLKPELLRAIVDSGFEHPSEVQHECIPQAILGMDVICQAKSGMGKTAVFVLSTLQQIDSTSGQVIALVLCHTRELAYQICHEFERFSTYLPDIKVAVFYGGVNIKTHKDLLKNECPHIVVGTPGRILALARDKELTLKNVRHFILDECDKMLESLDMRRDVQEIFKMTPHDKQVMMFSATLSKEIRPVCKKFMQDPMEIYVDDEAKLTLHGLVQHYIKLTELEKNRKLNDLLDALDFNQVVIFVKSVNRAAELNKLLVECNFPSICIHSGMSQEERLMRYKGFKEGHKRILVATDLVGRGIDIERVNIVINYDMPDSADTYLHRVGRAGRFGTKGLAITFVSSASDSDVLNQVQERFEVDIKELPEQIDTSTYMPS; encoded by the exons ATGGGAGAAACAAGGGACAACGATGCTTACGAGGAGGAGCTTCTCGACTacgaggaagaagaagagaaagccCCCGACTCCGTTGGTGCCAAAGTCAATGGCGAATCCGCCAAGAA GGGCTATGTCGGAATACACAGTTCTGGATTCAGAGACTTCCTTTTGAAGCCAGAGCTTCTCCGGGCTATTGTGGACTCGGGATTTGAGCATCCTTCTGAAG TTCAACATGAATGTATCCCTCAAGCCATATTGGGAATGGATGTCATTTGCCAAGCTAAATCCGGGATGGGGAAAACTGCtgtttttgttttatctacGCTGCAGCAAATTGATTCGACATCTGGCCAAGTTATTGCTCTTGTTCTATGTCATACTAGGGAGTTAGCATACCAG ATCTGTCATGAATTTGAGAGGTTCAGCACTTATTTACCAGATATCAAGGTGGCTGTCTTCTACGGTGGGGTCAATATCAAAACTCATAAAGATTTATTGAAAAATGAATGCCCACATATAGTTGTTGGGACACCTGGACGAATATTGGCATTGGCAAGAGACAAAGAACTCACTTTGAAAAATGTTAGGCATTTTATCCTTGATGAATGTGACAAGATGCTTGAATCACTTG ACATGAGGAGGGATGTGCAGGAGATCTTCAAGATGACTCCTCATGATAAGCAAGTTATGATGTTTTCTGCAACGCTCAGCAAAGAAATCCGCCCGGTTTGCAAGAAATTTATGCAAGAT CCAATGGAAATTTACGTTGACGATGAAGCCAAGTTGACCCTGCATGGGCTTGTACAG CATTACATCAAGTTGACTGAGCTGGAGAAAAACCGGAAGTTGAATGATCTTCTTGATGCACTGGACTTCAATCAAGTAGTTATCTTTGTCAAGAGTGTGAACAGGGCAGCGGAGCTGAATAAGTTACTTGTGGAGTGCAATTTTCCTTCTATTTGCATACACTCTGGCATGTCCCAAGAAGAAAG GCTAATGCGTTACAAGGGATTCAAGGAAGGCCATAAGAGGATTCTTGTAGCAACAGATTTGGTCGGTCGAGGCATAGATATTGAACGAGTTAACATTGTTATCAACTATGACATGCCAGACTCTGCTGACACATATCTACACAGA GTTGGCAGAGCTGGTAGGTTTGGTACTAAAGGTCTGGCAATTACATTTGTTTCGTCTGCTTCAGACTCTGATGTCCTAAATCAG GTTCAAGAGAGGTTTGAGGTGGATATAAAGGAACTTCCTGAGCAGATTGATACATCTACATATA TGCCATCTTAG